One genomic segment of Gemmatimonadaceae bacterium includes these proteins:
- a CDS encoding FAD-dependent oxidoreductase translates to MDRRIFLQGLGMAGLGLTAFRSALGQPMALPRGATGRVVVVGGGMGGTTVAKFLRLWGGAGVDVTLVEPNPTYYSNIFSNMVLTGERSLTQLGFNYAALSSRYGVRVVAASVTSIDPTGRSVALSNGSSLPYDRLVLSPGIDFEPLALSGSAANTAKIVHAWKAGAQTTSLKAQIQSMTRADTFIMTIPPKPYRCPPGPYERACVVADYLKRTKRGGKVIILDANPGIQAEPVNFTRAFTSTHKGTITYVPNARVSHIDANTMTVTTDTAGTFRGKVINAIPTHKAGSLITASGIGLANAPGANGAPGKYAGVDVLTYESTAVPFVHVLGDASATTQPKAGHIANAEAKVCADAIIQLLSGGTVNPSPVTNSSCFTPITRTTASWLSVVFRYDPATRTMVPTGSGVTESVDANSENYEDMLKWFTNLMSDTFR, encoded by the coding sequence ATGGATCGCCGAATCTTCCTGCAGGGGCTGGGGATGGCCGGGCTTGGCCTCACGGCGTTCCGGTCGGCACTCGGACAGCCGATGGCGCTGCCGCGCGGCGCAACGGGACGCGTCGTGGTGGTCGGCGGCGGCATGGGGGGCACCACCGTCGCGAAGTTCCTGCGCCTCTGGGGTGGGGCAGGGGTCGACGTGACGCTCGTCGAGCCGAATCCGACGTACTACTCCAACATCTTCAGCAACATGGTGCTGACGGGTGAGCGGTCGCTGACGCAGCTGGGCTTCAACTACGCCGCGCTCAGCAGCAGGTACGGCGTGCGGGTGGTGGCCGCGTCGGTCACGTCGATCGATCCCACCGGCCGCAGTGTCGCGCTCTCGAATGGCAGCAGCCTGCCGTACGATCGCCTCGTCCTCTCACCGGGCATCGACTTCGAGCCGCTCGCACTCAGCGGCTCGGCCGCGAACACGGCGAAGATCGTGCACGCCTGGAAAGCGGGGGCACAGACCACGTCGTTGAAGGCGCAGATCCAGTCCATGACGCGGGCGGACACGTTCATCATGACCATCCCGCCGAAGCCCTACCGCTGCCCGCCCGGGCCGTACGAACGCGCGTGCGTCGTGGCCGACTACCTCAAGCGCACCAAGCGCGGTGGCAAGGTCATCATCCTCGATGCCAACCCGGGCATCCAGGCCGAGCCGGTGAACTTCACGCGGGCGTTCACCAGCACCCACAAGGGCACCATCACGTACGTGCCGAATGCGCGGGTCTCGCACATCGATGCGAACACGATGACGGTCACCACCGACACCGCAGGCACCTTCCGCGGCAAGGTCATCAACGCCATCCCGACCCACAAGGCGGGCAGCCTGATCACGGCGTCGGGCATCGGGCTCGCGAATGCCCCCGGCGCGAACGGCGCACCAGGCAAGTACGCGGGTGTGGACGTGCTCACCTACGAGTCCACGGCCGTGCCGTTCGTGCACGTGCTCGGCGATGCGTCGGCCACGACCCAGCCCAAGGCGGGCCATATCGCGAACGCCGAGGCGAAGGTGTGCGCGGATGCCATCATCCAGCTCCTCAGCGGCGGCACCGTCAATCCGTCGCCGGTCACCAACTCGTCGTGCTTCACGCCCATCACGCGCACCACGGCCTCCTGGCTCTCGGTCGTGTTCCGCTACGACCCGGCCACGCGCACGATGGTGCCCACGGGCAGCGGCGTCACGGAGTCGGTCGATGCGAACAGCGAGAACTACGAGGACATGCTGAAGTGGTTCACGAACCTCATGTCGGACACGTTCCGGTAG
- a CDS encoding DUF3108 domain-containing protein produces the protein MPRSRPVTARLRRIARASVLLIAAAVIPVHLDAQTTLREHLDPARLHVGRDSFVVMIQGQPRGWQRLTVERAGTGWTVGDAITIDSLVTQGSRITLDAALHEQSLRQEGRMRGRDMRIVLDFAGGRVRGSALTPSAPAALQVDTVVAAGTVDDNAVAPLLAAVRLRDSLDISFPVLASGKGTVSLQRLRVTGRETVTVPAGTFDAWRVELTAERSRVLFFVSQQAPHRVVKMSNGPAFEMLLLP, from the coding sequence ATGCCACGATCCCGTCCCGTCACCGCGCGCCTTCGCCGGATCGCGCGCGCCAGTGTGCTGCTCATTGCAGCCGCCGTCATCCCGGTGCACCTCGACGCCCAGACGACGCTGCGTGAGCACCTCGACCCGGCCCGCCTCCACGTGGGGCGCGACTCGTTCGTGGTGATGATCCAGGGCCAGCCGCGCGGCTGGCAGCGACTGACGGTGGAGCGCGCCGGCACCGGCTGGACCGTGGGCGACGCCATCACCATCGACTCGCTCGTGACGCAGGGCAGCCGCATCACGCTCGATGCGGCGCTCCACGAGCAGTCGCTGCGCCAGGAGGGGCGGATGCGCGGCCGCGACATGCGGATCGTCCTCGACTTCGCCGGCGGGCGCGTGCGCGGCTCGGCACTCACACCGTCGGCTCCCGCGGCACTCCAGGTCGACACGGTCGTGGCGGCCGGCACGGTGGACGACAACGCCGTCGCCCCGCTGCTGGCTGCCGTGCGCCTGCGCGACAGCCTCGACATCTCGTTTCCCGTGCTCGCGAGCGGCAAGGGTACCGTGTCACTCCAGCGTCTTCGCGTGACCGGCCGCGAGACGGTCACGGTGCCGGCAGGGACGTTCGATGCCTGGCGTGTCGAGCTCACGGCCGAGCGCAGCCGTGTGCTGTTCTTCGTGTCGCAGCAGGCGCCCCATCGTGTCGTGAAGATGAGCAACGGGCCGGCATTCGAGATGTTGCTGTTGCCGTGA
- a CDS encoding helix-turn-helix transcriptional regulator: protein MTDPPPTPPRLDPDLLRRLLRARDRMDAASHEEWPVRRLAQVSGASAAHFARAFRDAFGAPPHRYLLTRRIERATALLRDTDLPITEIAFQTGWQSLGTFGRTFRDITGESPTQLRARAQSVPNALAVAPACFVSAAQRPDLRSAVSEKRRRDAAG from the coding sequence GTGACCGATCCGCCGCCGACACCGCCGCGCCTCGACCCGGACCTGCTCCGGCGCCTCCTGCGCGCCAGGGACCGGATGGATGCCGCCTCGCACGAGGAGTGGCCCGTGCGACGGCTCGCGCAGGTCAGCGGCGCCTCGGCGGCACACTTCGCCCGGGCCTTCCGGGACGCCTTCGGCGCTCCCCCGCATCGCTACCTGCTCACGCGTCGCATCGAACGCGCCACCGCCCTCCTCCGCGACACCGACCTCCCCATCACCGAGATCGCCTTCCAGACTGGGTGGCAGAGCCTCGGCACCTTCGGGCGCACCTTCCGCGACATCACCGGCGAGAGCCCCACCCAGCTCCGCGCCCGCGCGCAATCCGTGCCGAACGCGCTCGCCGTCGCGCCGGCGTGCTTCGTCAGCGCGGCCCAGCGACCGGACCTCAGGTCCGCAGTTTCGGAGAAGCGGCGGCGGGACGCCGCCGGATAG
- a CDS encoding VOC family protein has protein sequence MSQGVEVVGVYVRDQEEAAQFYVGKLGFRVHTDVRNGDYRWLTVQHPEQPSFQLGLFRPSPPTMDEATAQVVREIVAKGAMPPLVLTVTDCRAEYDRLVARGVEFTQEPIARYGSVDAGFRDPSGNGWKMIEARRGGA, from the coding sequence ATGAGCCAGGGAGTCGAGGTCGTCGGCGTGTATGTGCGCGACCAGGAGGAGGCCGCGCAGTTCTATGTCGGGAAACTGGGGTTCCGCGTGCACACCGATGTGCGCAACGGCGACTATCGCTGGCTCACGGTGCAGCACCCGGAGCAGCCGTCGTTCCAGCTCGGCCTCTTCCGGCCGTCACCTCCCACGATGGATGAGGCGACCGCGCAGGTGGTGCGCGAGATCGTGGCCAAGGGGGCGATGCCGCCGCTCGTGCTCACGGTCACCGACTGCCGCGCCGAGTACGACCGCCTCGTCGCGCGCGGCGTGGAGTTCACGCAGGAGCCCATCGCGCGCTACGGCAGCGTGGATGCCGGCTTCCGCGACCCGTCGGGCAACGGGTGGAAGATGATCGAGGCGCGACGGGGGGGCGCTTGA
- a CDS encoding HXXEE domain-containing protein yields the protein MPRAAPTGDAFLITEQGMPRGTGPRAPVSSRIALRWVPIFTLFELHNLEELLLDMPAWGRQHLPWLRDSRLGVGTMVIAIALLSAVLFLVAWRIRQDDSRTRWLQRLFLGVMLAVFGWHIAISLWAGSLQPGVRTAVLFLPVYAWLLRARPDTGGDTPGR from the coding sequence ATGCCGCGCGCGGCACCGACCGGCGACGCCTTCCTCATCACCGAGCAGGGAATGCCACGCGGCACCGGTCCCCGTGCGCCCGTTTCGAGTCGCATCGCCCTGCGATGGGTGCCGATCTTCACGCTCTTCGAACTGCACAATCTCGAGGAGCTGCTGCTGGACATGCCGGCGTGGGGACGGCAGCACCTTCCCTGGCTGCGCGACTCCCGTCTCGGCGTCGGCACCATGGTCATCGCGATCGCGCTGCTGTCAGCGGTCCTGTTCCTGGTCGCCTGGCGCATCCGCCAGGACGATTCACGCACGCGCTGGCTCCAGCGGCTCTTCCTCGGCGTGATGCTCGCGGTCTTCGGGTGGCACATCGCGATCAGCCTCTGGGCCGGTTCGCTGCAACCCGGCGTGCGGACGGCGGTGCTGTTCCTGCCCGTCTATGCCTGGCTGCTGCGGGCGCGACCGGACACCGGCGGCGACACGCCGGGTCGCTGA
- a CDS encoding helix-turn-helix transcriptional regulator, with protein MVARAQLSDAELDRLFRALADTTRRDIVARVMAGEEASVSVLASRYDMSFAAVQKHVAVLEEARLVTKHANGRERIVRGNPDQLARARELLLRLEHLWVERFSQLDAVLADPRPRRS; from the coding sequence ATGGTTGCACGAGCCCAGCTTTCCGATGCGGAACTCGACCGCCTCTTCCGCGCCCTGGCGGACACCACCCGCCGCGACATCGTCGCGCGTGTGATGGCCGGTGAGGAGGCGTCGGTGAGCGTGCTCGCCAGCCGGTACGACATGTCGTTCGCGGCGGTGCAGAAACACGTCGCCGTCCTCGAGGAGGCCCGGCTCGTGACCAAGCACGCCAACGGCCGCGAACGCATCGTCCGCGGCAACCCGGACCAGCTCGCCCGCGCCCGTGAGCTGCTCCTCCGGCTCGAACACCTCTGGGTCGAGCGCTTCAGCCAGCTCGACGCCGTCCTCGCCGATCCCCGTCCACGCAGGAGTTGA
- a CDS encoding SRPBCC domain-containing protein has translation MASDASTLTLTVTGEYPVTVERLWDAYADPRQLERFWGPVEWPATFTRHDMAVGGMSHYHMTGPDGTQARGWFRFLAVEPHRRFEVEDGFADAAGAPDPRMPTMRMVYTFAATPTGSRCTSVTHFTSIDAMEQLVGMGMLEGMQSALGQLDALLADLRRFAFDRTTEAQLLSDTQVRVSRVVRGTVAQVWHAHHDAALMQRWLLGPDGWTMPVCEVATTVGSSYRYEWESADGSQRFGFEGELLERAAPHRAVTTERMIGMEGPGTTNELTLVPVQLGTLLSIVITYPSKELRDMILGTGMTTGMEASYARLEQELLTAV, from the coding sequence GTGGCGTCCGACGCCAGCACCCTCACGCTCACCGTCACCGGCGAGTATCCCGTCACGGTCGAACGGCTCTGGGATGCCTACGCGGATCCGCGCCAGCTCGAACGGTTCTGGGGACCGGTCGAGTGGCCGGCGACCTTCACGCGTCACGACATGGCCGTCGGCGGCATGTCGCACTATCACATGACCGGGCCCGACGGCACGCAGGCACGCGGGTGGTTCAGGTTCCTCGCCGTCGAGCCGCACCGCCGCTTCGAGGTCGAGGACGGCTTCGCCGACGCAGCGGGTGCCCCCGATCCGCGGATGCCGACGATGCGCATGGTCTACACCTTCGCTGCCACACCCACCGGCTCCCGGTGCACGAGCGTCACGCACTTCACCAGCATCGATGCGATGGAGCAGCTCGTCGGCATGGGGATGCTGGAGGGCATGCAGTCTGCTTTGGGGCAGCTCGACGCACTCCTCGCCGACCTGCGCCGCTTCGCCTTCGATCGCACGACCGAGGCGCAGCTCCTGAGCGACACGCAGGTGCGCGTGAGTCGCGTGGTGCGTGGCACCGTGGCGCAGGTCTGGCACGCCCATCACGACGCCGCACTGATGCAGCGCTGGCTGCTGGGTCCCGACGGCTGGACGATGCCCGTCTGTGAGGTCGCGACGACGGTCGGCTCGTCGTACCGCTACGAGTGGGAGTCGGCCGACGGGTCGCAGCGATTCGGCTTCGAGGGGGAGCTGCTCGAGCGGGCCGCGCCGCACCGCGCCGTCACCACCGAGCGGATGATCGGCATGGAAGGGCCGGGCACCACGAACGAGCTCACCCTCGTCCCGGTGCAGTTGGGGACGCTGCTCAGCATCGTCATCACCTACCCCAGCAAGGAGCTGCGCGACATGATCCTTGGCACCGGCATGACGACCGGCATGGAGGCGAGCTACGCGCGACTCGAGCAGGAGTTGCTGACCGCGGTGTAG
- a CDS encoding PEP-CTERM sorting domain-containing protein, giving the protein MRHRLSLLATATLLLATTAPAQIVNIDSRYGYTNAAGNSNPAPVPGEHVTLLGSPLQQLTLGPGTYRVTNAWGQMGALHRAWSYNTTTNGWGWAFLIVNDDTRNVIKYFEAGRGSSEAEVAALAEVQDFTDFFTLLTTTTIDFTLRDYYLPDNAGGISVLVTPVSDVVPEPATVGLLGAGLVVTLVGGRRRLRQRAV; this is encoded by the coding sequence ATGCGACACCGTCTCAGCCTGCTCGCCACCGCCACCCTGCTGCTCGCCACGACGGCGCCGGCCCAGATCGTGAACATCGACAGCCGGTACGGCTACACCAACGCGGCGGGGAACAGCAATCCCGCTCCGGTACCGGGCGAGCACGTCACGCTGCTCGGATCGCCGCTGCAGCAACTCACCCTCGGGCCGGGCACCTATCGCGTCACGAACGCATGGGGTCAGATGGGGGCGCTGCACCGGGCCTGGAGCTACAACACCACCACGAACGGGTGGGGCTGGGCCTTCCTGATCGTGAACGACGACACGCGGAACGTCATCAAGTACTTCGAGGCGGGCCGCGGCTCGTCCGAGGCGGAGGTGGCGGCGCTGGCGGAGGTGCAGGACTTCACCGACTTCTTCACGCTCCTGACCACCACCACCATCGATTTCACGCTGCGTGACTACTACCTGCCCGACAACGCCGGCGGAATCTCGGTGCTCGTGACCCCGGTGTCGGACGTCGTGCCCGAGCCGGCGACGGTCGGCCTGCTCGGCGCCGGCCTGGTGGTGACGCTGGTGGGCGGACGGCGGCGGCTGCGGCAGCGCGCGGTGTAG